One genomic region from Candidatus Borkfalkia ceftriaxoniphila encodes:
- a CDS encoding RnfABCDGE type electron transport complex subunit D: MAEISNYKVASSPHKVGKQTVRGIMLDVIIALLPCVLCGVIFYGLYSLMLVVICVATCLLSEQIYQKIRKKPFTTDLSAVVTGIILGLNLPPRAPWYIPVIGGVFAIVIVKMLFGGIGKNFANPAATARVFLLLAYGSMTAQFIGADVGNMILGDVSTSATYLSGGVNALQDSFWGVSGYWGYVLQLFFGVTGGSIGETCVPAILAGGVYLCVRKIIDWRIPVVYIATSALMVLACYQSASEILLQLFAGGLMFGAVFMATDYATSPKWEYNRILYAVGLGVVTVLIRKFGIYPEGVSLAILIMNLFVPLMDRYILPVRFGQLDSKGAPVKPVMKYAMWILCAVGALSLVVAAPVVASIQAKAYTPLELTGNYDYIQSVETRPDGNYRFRVKGSVMIQGYEQKLEYLIVFEGKEYRVSDIDPIAESTMGYVLKPELFIGKGYEQIENMTESDLSTGATYTTTKVRDMILECYSAFAENGVRTESVAAGLAYKHVKSIVKDGISGNFVVNVTGIAKIPFGDSVYEQALEYNVHIDGKDFIVRGITPIKQSTMDAKYQLKRELFIGKDLAGILALGGDSFTGATYTHNEFVSMLEESYRALTDAGVGVTDVPITGDYEYVTGAKSSAFFGGTIYTVEGKAVLTDQGGYEQPLEYNICIEGGKVTYIGAIKQSTWGYPAKTEIFIGKTESEIEGLDADEMTGATFTNTKLKEMILEAFGAAGGERA; the protein is encoded by the coding sequence ATGGCAGAGATCAGCAATTACAAAGTCGCCTCATCCCCGCACAAAGTGGGAAAGCAGACGGTGCGCGGCATCATGCTCGACGTCATCATCGCGCTTTTGCCCTGCGTCCTCTGCGGCGTCATATTTTACGGGCTCTATTCGCTCATGCTCGTCGTCATCTGCGTGGCGACCTGTCTTTTAAGCGAACAGATCTATCAGAAGATACGCAAAAAACCTTTTACGACCGATCTTTCCGCCGTTGTCACGGGCATCATTCTGGGGCTGAACCTTCCCCCGCGCGCGCCGTGGTATATTCCCGTCATCGGCGGCGTGTTCGCGATCGTCATCGTAAAAATGCTGTTCGGCGGCATCGGCAAAAATTTCGCCAACCCCGCGGCGACGGCGCGCGTCTTTTTGTTGCTCGCTTACGGTTCCATGACCGCGCAGTTTATCGGCGCGGACGTCGGCAATATGATCCTCGGCGACGTGTCGACTTCCGCCACTTACTTAAGCGGCGGCGTGAACGCGCTGCAAGATTCTTTCTGGGGCGTGAGCGGATATTGGGGCTACGTCTTGCAACTGTTTTTCGGCGTGACGGGCGGCAGCATCGGGGAAACGTGCGTCCCTGCGATCCTTGCGGGCGGCGTCTATCTGTGCGTGCGCAAGATCATCGACTGGCGCATCCCCGTCGTCTATATAGCGACTAGCGCGCTCATGGTGCTCGCCTGTTATCAGAGCGCGTCGGAAATTTTGCTGCAACTGTTTGCGGGCGGACTCATGTTCGGCGCCGTGTTCATGGCGACCGACTACGCCACTTCTCCCAAATGGGAATACAACCGTATCCTCTACGCGGTGGGGCTGGGCGTGGTCACCGTGCTCATCCGTAAATTCGGCATTTACCCCGAGGGCGTTTCCCTCGCGATCCTCATCATGAACCTCTTCGTGCCGCTGATGGACAGATACATTCTGCCCGTGCGGTTCGGTCAACTCGACTCCAAGGGCGCGCCCGTAAAACCTGTCATGAAGTACGCCATGTGGATCTTGTGCGCGGTCGGCGCGCTTTCCCTCGTCGTAGCGGCGCCCGTCGTCGCGTCGATCCAGGCGAAAGCCTATACCCCGCTGGAGTTGACGGGCAACTACGACTATATACAGTCGGTCGAAACGCGCCCCGACGGAAATTACCGTTTCCGCGTCAAGGGGTCGGTCATGATACAGGGCTACGAACAAAAACTCGAATATCTAATCGTGTTCGAGGGGAAAGAATACCGCGTTTCGGATATCGACCCGATCGCCGAAAGCACGATGGGCTATGTTCTGAAACCCGAACTCTTTATCGGCAAAGGGTACGAACAGATCGAAAATATGACGGAATCCGACCTTTCCACGGGCGCGACCTATACGACGACCAAAGTGCGCGATATGATTCTGGAGTGTTATTCCGCGTTCGCGGAGAACGGCGTGCGGACGGAGAGCGTTGCCGCGGGGCTCGCCTATAAACACGTGAAATCGATCGTCAAAGACGGTATCTCGGGCAACTTTGTCGTTAACGTCACGGGCATCGCAAAAATTCCTTTCGGCGACAGCGTGTACGAACAGGCGCTCGAATACAACGTGCATATCGACGGCAAGGACTTTATCGTGCGCGGCATCACGCCGATCAAACAGAGCACGATGGACGCAAAATATCAACTCAAACGCGAACTGTTCATCGGAAAAGATCTCGCGGGCATTCTGGCGCTGGGCGGCGATTCGTTCACGGGCGCGACGTATACGCACAACGAATTCGTTTCCATGCTCGAAGAGAGTTACCGCGCGCTCACCGACGCGGGCGTCGGTGTGACCGACGTGCCTATCACGGGCGATTACGAATACGTGACGGGCGCGAAATCATCCGCGTTCTTCGGCGGTACGATCTATACGGTCGAGGGTAAGGCGGTGCTTACCGACCAGGGCGGTTATGAACAGCCTCTCGAATACAATATCTGTATCGAGGGCGGAAAGGTGACCTATATCGGCGCAATCAAACAGAGCACCTGGGGCTATCCCGCAAAAACGGAGATATTTATCGGCAAGACCGAATCGGAGATCGAGGGGCTTGACGCGGACGAGATGACGGGAGCGACCTTTACCAATACCAAACTCAAAGAAATGATCCTCGAAGCGTTCGGGGCTGCGGGAGGTGAAAGGGCATGA
- a CDS encoding sulfite exporter TauE/SafE family protein, whose amino-acid sequence MRFIVYMFAGLAGGILGGMGMGGGTVLIPILTIFCGVEQHLAQSANLITFLPMAIFSLQVHAKHGLLDTRGIGYIILPALVLSVAGGLLVNRIGGEALQKGFGIFLCLLSVWQFISASKSIAAKKREDGALF is encoded by the coding sequence ATGCGCTTTATCGTATATATGTTCGCGGGGCTTGCGGGCGGGATCTTAGGCGGTATGGGAATGGGCGGAGGCACGGTGCTCATTCCCATTTTAACGATCTTCTGCGGGGTGGAACAGCACCTCGCGCAGTCGGCGAATCTCATCACCTTTCTGCCGATGGCGATCTTTTCGTTGCAGGTGCACGCCAAGCACGGGCTTTTGGATACGCGCGGCATCGGCTATATCATATTGCCCGCGCTCGTTCTGTCCGTCGCGGGCGGTCTGTTGGTCAACCGTATCGGCGGCGAGGCGCTGCAAAAGGGATTCGGCATCTTTTTATGCCTGTTGTCGGTATGGCAGTTCATTTCCGCGTCAAAGAGTATTGCCGCCAAGAAGCGGGAAGACGGCGCGCTATTTTGA
- the rsxC gene encoding electron transport complex subunit RsxC, which translates to MNTFQNGVHPAGSKYLTRGAAIEQGPIPEKVYIPLSQHIGAPAVPVVEAGQKVKKGTLIAKAGQGLSAPVFSSVAGTVKGVVSHITLAGKKRDHILIENDFSEEEERLPALSSFDRESVLGRIAEAGVVGMGGAAFPTFAKLNIGQRNADYLIVNGAECEPYITCDFRIMTEMTDKFLKGVRCAMLACGAKKAIVGVEDNKPEAIDILSTHPLCLPGGAEGLDGEPVKIIVKKLKTKYPQGAEKQLIYACCKRVVPEGKLPIDAGAVVVNVHTALSVFEAVFENKPSYERVMTVSGRAVAHPKNIWVKTGTLFRDVADFCGADDTAAESIVAGGPMMGENVFSLKACTGKFSSSLLFLDKTESEVREAEPCIGCGKCVQACPMGLMPVYIESSLFAKDLESAKKFGAKSCIGCGCCSYVCPAKRYLVQSVKLAKKTIQERGI; encoded by the coding sequence GTGAATACGTTTCAAAACGGGGTGCATCCCGCGGGTTCCAAATACCTGACCCGAGGCGCGGCGATCGAGCAGGGGCCGATTCCCGAAAAGGTATATATCCCGCTCAGCCAGCATATCGGCGCGCCCGCCGTTCCCGTCGTGGAGGCGGGGCAAAAGGTGAAAAAGGGCACGCTCATCGCAAAGGCGGGGCAAGGATTGTCCGCGCCCGTCTTTTCGTCCGTCGCGGGCACGGTCAAGGGCGTCGTTTCCCATATCACGCTCGCGGGCAAGAAACGCGATCATATCCTTATCGAGAACGATTTTTCCGAGGAGGAAGAGCGTTTGCCCGCCCTTTCTTCCTTTGACAGGGAAAGCGTGCTCGGCCGCATTGCGGAAGCGGGCGTCGTCGGCATGGGCGGCGCGGCGTTCCCCACCTTTGCCAAACTCAATATCGGGCAGAGAAACGCCGATTATCTCATCGTCAACGGCGCGGAGTGCGAGCCGTATATTACCTGCGACTTCCGCATCATGACGGAGATGACCGATAAATTTTTGAAGGGCGTACGCTGCGCGATGCTCGCCTGCGGCGCGAAGAAAGCGATCGTCGGGGTAGAGGATAACAAGCCCGAGGCGATCGACATTCTGTCCACCCATCCCTTATGCCTTCCCGGCGGCGCGGAGGGGCTGGACGGCGAGCCCGTCAAGATCATTGTGAAAAAGTTGAAGACCAAGTATCCGCAGGGCGCGGAAAAACAACTCATATATGCCTGTTGCAAGCGCGTCGTGCCCGAGGGGAAACTCCCGATCGACGCGGGCGCGGTGGTCGTCAACGTGCATACCGCGCTCTCGGTCTTTGAGGCGGTGTTCGAAAACAAGCCCAGTTACGAGCGCGTGATGACTGTTTCCGGAAGGGCGGTCGCGCACCCGAAAAATATATGGGTAAAAACGGGAACGCTTTTCCGCGACGTCGCGGATTTCTGCGGCGCGGACGATACCGCCGCGGAGAGCATCGTGGCGGGCGGCCCGATGATGGGGGAAAACGTGTTTTCCCTCAAAGCGTGCACGGGCAAATTCTCGTCGTCCCTTTTGTTTCTGGATAAGACGGAGAGCGAAGTGCGCGAGGCGGAACCCTGCATCGGCTGCGGAAAGTGTGTGCAGGCGTGCCCGATGGGACTGATGCCCGTCTATATCGAATCGTCGCTGTTTGCGAAAGATTTAGAGAGCGCCAAAAAGTTCGGCGCCAAGTCGTGTATCGGCTGCGGCTGCTGTTCGTACGTGTGCCCTGCCAAGCGTTACCTCGTGCAGAGCGTCAAACTCGCCAAAAAAACCATACAGGAAAGGGGGATCTGA
- a CDS encoding sulfite exporter TauE/SafE family protein translates to MLWIIYAYKKGRKKVSGKIKKQNILLILSGIFTGAVNGVFGGGGGMIAVPLLNSLLQKPTNVSHATAILVILPISFASGIMYLFNGYFDAELFIAVGLGVLAGGFFGAELLGKLSAGSITLIFAIIMFAAGIKMIF, encoded by the coding sequence ATATTATGGATAATATACGCGTACAAAAAAGGAAGGAAAAAAGTGAGCGGTAAAATCAAAAAACAAAATATATTGCTGATTTTGAGCGGTATTTTCACGGGCGCGGTGAACGGCGTATTCGGCGGGGGCGGCGGCATGATCGCCGTGCCGCTTTTAAATTCGCTGCTGCAAAAGCCTACGAACGTGTCGCACGCGACGGCGATTCTCGTCATTCTGCCCATCAGTTTCGCCAGCGGCATCATGTATCTGTTCAACGGATATTTCGACGCGGAACTGTTCATCGCGGTGGGCTTGGGCGTGCTCGCGGGCGGCTTTTTCGGCGCGGAACTTTTAGGCAAACTGTCGGCGGGCAGCATCACGCTGATCTTCGCGATCATCATGTTCGCCGCGGGCATCAAAATGATTTTTTAA